In the Brassica napus cultivar Da-Ae chromosome A7, Da-Ae, whole genome shotgun sequence genome, one interval contains:
- the LOC111199251 gene encoding uncharacterized protein LOC111199251 produces MNQKAMQEMDNKKRQEDGSNVVVVETTEQRSSAGKGPEQRKIEVVHQSHPKTSGGVLVGAAAAVESTLESAKQVISKK; encoded by the exons ATGAACCAAAAGGCCATGCAG gaaATGGACAACAAGAAAAGACAAGAGGATGGATCAAATGTAGTGGTGGTTGAGACAACGGAGCAACGTTCTTCAGCGGGCAAAGGCCCAGAGCAGAGGAAAATAGAGGTGGTTCACCAGTCTCACCCCAAAACTAGTGGCGGCGTTCTTGTCGGAGCCGCCGCCGCAGTTGAATCCACCCTTGAATCTGCCAAACAAGTCATCTCTAAAAAATAA
- the LOC106366793 gene encoding cyclin-D3-2 has protein sequence MALEKEQEESQTGQNAAFCALDELYCEEECGFAEEDLVGLDENVVKFQFLPLKDMFLWDDDELQSLISKENEANHHPYQTLDECLVSRRKEALDWVLRVKSHYGFASSTALLAVNYFDRFITSVKLQTDKPWMSQLVAVACLSLAAKVEEIHVPLLIHLQVEEARYVFEAKTIQKMELLLLSTLQWRMHPVTPISFFDHIIRRLGSECHQQLELFSNCERLLISVVTDARFMSYVPSVLATAIMIHVVKDLKPCEQVEYQSQLMTLLKVNQEKVNECYELLLEHNPSKKRMMNWLDQDSPSGVFDLDDSSNGSWNVSAASSSPEPLLKRRRVHEQQMRLPSINRMFLDVLSSPR, from the exons atggctttggagaaagaacaagaagaatCACAAACCGGTCAAAACGCAGCGTTTTGTGCCCTCGATGAGCTCTATTGCGAGGAAGAATGTGGGTTCGCGGAGGAGGATCTCGTGGGGCTTGATGAAAATGTCGTAAAGTTTCAGTTTTTACCACTAAAGGATATGTTTTTATGGGATGACGATGAGTTGCAGAGTCTAATCTCAAAGGAAAACGAAGCGAATCATCACCCTTACCAAACACTAGATGAGTGTCTCGTTTCTCGTAGAAAAGAGGCTTTGGACTGGGTTCTCAGGGTTAAATCTCATTACGGGTTCGCTTCATCGACGGCTCTGCTTGCTGTGAACTACTTCGATAGGTTTATCACGAGTGTTAAGTTGCAGACAGATAAGCCGTGGATGTCTCAGCTTGTAGCTGTGGCTTGTTTGTCTTTAGCTGCTAAAGTGGAAGAGATTCATGTCCCCTTGCTCATTCATCTCCAA GTGGAGGAAGCAAGATATGTCTTTGAAGCTAAAACCATACAAAAAATGGAGCTTTTGCTTCTGTCTACACTCCAGTGGAGGATGCACCCTGTGACTCCGATCTCGTTCTTCGATCACATTATCCGGAGATTAGGCTCTGAGTGTCACCAGCAGCTGGAGTTGTTTAGCAACTGTGAGCGTCTTTTGATCTCCGTTGTTACGGATGCGAGGTTTATGAGTTACGTCCCTTCTGTGTTGGCAACTGCGATAATGATTCATGTCGTCAAGGACTTGAAACCATGTGAACAAGTCGAGTACCAATCTCAGCTCATGACTCTACTCAAAGTCAATCAG GAGAAAGTTAATGAATGCTATGAACTATTGTTGGAGCACAATCCAAGcaagaagaggatgatgaatTGGCTTGATCAGGATAGTCCAAGCGGTGTATTCGACCTTGATGACAGCTCAAATGGATCAtggaatgtctctgctgcttcaTCATCTCCAGAGCCTCTGCTTAAGAGGAGAAGAGTACATGAGCAGCAAATGAGGTTGCCTTCAATAAACCGTATGTTTCTAGATGTGCTTAGTAGTCCTCGCTAG